The DNA region AATTCCGGTTTGAATAAAAATATAGCGATTAGGCCAAATACCGCCCAAATTAGGGTTTTGTGTGGGAATTTGGCAGTGTCTTTTTCTTGTTCTTCCATGGCTCGATGGTTTTAAATTATGGACTAAACAATTAAATCATCATCAGTGTCCATTCCTGTAACCTTTTCGGAAAGTTTAGTGCTATTCAAAAAATCATTTGAAAAAAAAGTGAGCATCTCATCGCTAAGTAATTTTTTCCGTTGTGTTTTCCATTCGTTTACTACACTTTCGCCGTACATGTCGTTAACCAAGTTTGGGAATGCCCAATCACTATTTTTGCCCCAATGTTGTGTAAACGGAATGTTGTTTTTTTGCAAAACTTCAATAATACGCCTCGAATATTCTTTAAGGCTCATAATTCTTCGCGTTTTTTTCCATAGCACGCCATCAATTTCCAGGACACAGGTAATTGGGAATTTGGTAAAGCCCAAGGTGGCCTGGGTTTGCTTTACAAAACGCATGGCGAAAATACCTGGAATAGGGCCTTCGTTTTTGGTTAAATCGGCCAATAATTTTAGGGCTTTCGATGAGTTTTTATGGTCAATCCCCACCGAACAGGCAAAAGCAGGCCCTTGATACGGGGCATCCCAGAAAATTTCGGGCACGGTACCCGTTAAATTTTCGTCCACTTTTGGTAGAATGGATTTTCGAAGACGTTTTACCAACCACGGAATACTCTTCGGAAAATTTTCGGCCATTTTTGTGAACAGATAAATCAAATCGCGGTAAAGCGATTGTTTGATAATGGGGAAGGGGTCTTTGTAGTCGGTTTTAAACGGCGCTTTGTACATCAGTTCCACCACATATTCGGGCTCGTTGCTGTAGGGGTTGATGAATACTTTGTAATGGTACGGTATTTTGCCATGGCCGTCGGGAGTGGTTTCTTCTGGAATTTTGAAGGTTGAATTTTTAAAATCCATCGTATCGGCCAATTTCAGAGCTACATTTTTGTCAATTTTTTTTACATAACGGTTCAGCAGAAATCTAGGTTCGGCCTCAATCACTATGCTGTGGATGAAGCCAAAACCACCCAGTCCGACTAAAGCGGCATTGAACAAATCATCATCACGGATTATCTTTTTACTGAATTTTTCAGCAAAAGCATCGTTAAGCGCGGGTGCGGACTGTCGTTCCAAATAGACGCTATCGGTTTCGTTTGGCCCCGTAATTAAATGGATGCCCACAACATAATCCTGTACAGCACCAACTCCAAGTGCAGAGCCGTGTACGCCGGTAGAAATGCACCCCGCAATGGTTTGTCCGTTACTGGCGCCCGTGGTTTTTAACGATTTTCCGTGGGCGGAAAGCACTTCCGAAATCCGTTTTATGGTCGTGCCACATTCAAACAAAAACAAATTGGAAGCTTCAAA from Tamlana crocina includes:
- a CDS encoding FAD-linked oxidase, encoding MATTKTHNLKEWDTLHNNGPFPLKKLYITELEGDGNMPNKIDRYNDASKEIQRLIKETREANHGFRAYGSAWSMNNIAHHRDRMHYNGFMNLHMPIENNNCHGSTTFEASNLFLFECGTTIKRISEVLSAHGKSLKTTGASNGQTIAGCISTGVHGSALGVGAVQDYVVGIHLITGPNETDSVYLERQSAPALNDAFAEKFSKKIIRDDDLFNAALVGLGGFGFIHSIVIEAEPRFLLNRYVKKIDKNVALKLADTMDFKNSTFKIPEETTPDGHGKIPYHYKVFINPYSNEPEYVVELMYKAPFKTDYKDPFPIIKQSLYRDLIYLFTKMAENFPKSIPWLVKRLRKSILPKVDENLTGTVPEIFWDAPYQGPAFACSVGIDHKNSSKALKLLADLTKNEGPIPGIFAMRFVKQTQATLGFTKFPITCVLEIDGVLWKKTRRIMSLKEYSRRIIEVLQKNNIPFTQHWGKNSDWAFPNLVNDMYGESVVNEWKTQRKKLLSDEMLTFFSNDFLNSTKLSEKVTGMDTDDDLIV